ACTTCTGCATAGGCACAGATGTGCAGATCGTCTACCGGTACTGCAAGGAACAGGGCGGCGCAATGGCGAAGGCCCTCGGACGGTAAGTCGGCCGGTTACAAGGCATGCCAATGGGGAGGCGCGCATGAAGTCGAACAATCCAATCCTGAGACAGGACACCTTCCGGCGGTACATGGAGCCGGCGGCCGCCACAATGACCGTGGAAGGCACGGTCAACAAGACGGCCATGCTCTTCGCCATTCTGCTCGCGACCGCGGGCTTCACGTGGTTCATCGCGCGCGGGAATATGGGTGTCGTATTCCCGTTGCTCCTCGTCGGCGCGATAGGAGGACTGATCACCGCTCTCGTCACGACTTTCAAGAAACACCTGGCGCCGGTGACAGCGCCCATCTACGCCGCGCTCCAGGGCTTCGTTATCGGCGGCATCTCGTTTGTGTTCGACGACATGTATCCCGGCATTGCCTTCCAGGCCGTGGGACTCACCCTCTGTGTCATGGCTGCCATGCTCGTCGCATACCGGACCGGGGTTATCCGCGCCACAGGCAAGTTCAAAATGGGCGTCATCGTCGCAACAGCCTCTATAGGTCTTGTCTACATGGCCTCCCTCCTGCTCGGCCTCTTCGGCGTGGAAGTCCCTTTGATCCACTCCGCCGGGCCGTTCGGGATCATCTTCTCCCTCATCGTCGTCAGCGTCGCCGCCCTTAATCTCATCATCGACTTCGATTTCATTGAGCAGGCCGCAGGGGGCGGCGCGCCGCAGTTCATGGAATGGTACGGCGCGTTCGCCCTCATGGTCACGCTCCTGTGGCTCTACACCGAGATACTGCGCCTCCTGGCCAAGATCAGGCGCAAGTAGGATCAGGCGCGAATCGCCCACTCGAGGCTGTCGGCGAGCGCCATCCAGCTTGCCTCAATGATGTTGGCGGACGCGCCGACCGTCCGCCACGTCCGCTCGCCGTCCGTGGACTCGATCAGCACCCTCACGACGGCGGCGGTGCCGTGGCGCTCGTCCACCACGCGCACCTTGTAGTCCGTCAGGCGCACGGCGGATAGCGCGGGGTACGACTGCACCAGCGCCTGCCGCAGGGCAGTGTCCAGCGCGTTCACCGGCCCGTTGCCCGCGGCCGAGGAACTCACTTTCTTCCCGCCAACCTCAACCGTGATCTCCGCCTTGCCCAAGGCCTGTTTTTTTGCCCTCACCCACTGCCCACTGCTCACTGCTGTCCTAGCCAGAACGAAAGGCGCCTCATACCCCGGCAGTGACCTTCTCACCAGGAGATCGAACGACGCCTCCGCGCCCTCGTACTGGAAGCCCCTGCTTTCGAGCTCCTTTACGCGCTCAAGCAGCTTCGCCGCCTGGTCGGGGGTCAGCGTCAC
This genomic interval from SAR202 cluster bacterium contains the following:
- a CDS encoding Bax inhibitor-1/YccA family protein; the protein is MKSNNPILRQDTFRRYMEPAAATMTVEGTVNKTAMLFAILLATAGFTWFIARGNMGVVFPLLLVGAIGGLITALVTTFKKHLAPVTAPIYAALQGFVIGGISFVFDDMYPGIAFQAVGLTLCVMAAMLVAYRTGVIRATGKFKMGVIVATASIGLVYMASLLLGLFGVEVPLIHSAGPFGIIFSLIVVSVAALNLIIDFDFIEQAAGGGAPQFMEWYGAFALMVTLLWLYTEILRLLAKIRRK